A window of the Planococcus citri chromosome 4, ihPlaCitr1.1, whole genome shotgun sequence genome harbors these coding sequences:
- the LOC135842940 gene encoding xylosylprotein 4-beta-galactosyltransferase-like: MARLLLVLKSKKAYFICFTCLVIFLFVLFLKYALDSTSEIMPQKPPEHTLCVLVPFRDVFEELLEFIPHMNEFLNRQKINFHFIIINQATDGHRFNRGSVFNAGFELISKKHSECDYVALHDIDLLPLNDEIPYTYPGDDYYHVASCILHPTAAHCNNDQYVGGVGLISNKQYIHVNGFSNNFWGWGAEDRNFYFRLKQYSIPIRRPFNLSTDRNNTFRHIHSTDRLRDYVLCPSLVLSRNNLSRNEFESGLSDLNYKLVSERSFKMNDIRFTMYSIKVSCDYSKTPWCSPEC; the protein is encoded by the exons ATGGCTCGGTTACTATTGGTGCTGAAGAGCAAAAAAGCTTACTTCATATGTTTCACttgtttggttatttttttattcgttttgtttttgaaatacg CCCTAGATAGTACATCAGAAATTATGCCCCAGAAGCCACCTGAACATACGTTATGTGTACTTGTGCCATTTCGAGATGTTTTCGAAGAATTACTCGAATTTATACCTcatatgaatgaatttttaaaccgtcaaaagatcaattttcatttcatcattatcAATCAA GCAACAGATGGACATCGGTTCAATAGAGGTTCAGTGTTCAACGCCGGATTTGAACTCATCTCGAAAAAACATTCGGAATGCGATTACGTAGCTCTTCATGATATCGATTTATTGCCTTTGAATGACGAAATACCTTACACTTATCCTGGTGATGATTACTATCATGTGGCAAGTTGCATACTTCATCCTACAGCAGCACATTGTAATAATGATCAATATGTCGGTGGAGTTGGATTGATATCGAA CAAACAGTACATTCATGTGAACGGCTTCAGCAATAATTTTTGGGGCTGGGGAGCCGAAGacagaaatttttactttcgttTGAAGCAATATTCCATTCCAATAAGACGTCCATTTAACCTCAGCACAGATAGAAACAATACATTCAG acaCATTCACTCTACCGATCGTTTAAGAGATTATGTGTTATGCCCCTCATTAGTACTCAGCAGGAACAATTTATCCCGTAATGAGTTTGAATCGGGATTATCTGATTTAAATTATAAGCTTGTATCTGAGCGTTCGTTTAAAATGAATGATATCCGGTTCACAATGTATAGCATCAAAGTATCCTGTGATTATTCAAAAACTCCATGGTGTAGCCCCGAGTGTTGA
- the LOC135844279 gene encoding galactose-3-O-sulfotransferase 3-like isoform X3 has translation MCLFVKKARRRLSCLLNKRVIILSSICISILILLGILLMGESLLSKPIAYKCCTPTNNNHTRTNVYFLKTHKTGGTSVQSVIIRFAIMNSLDIMIFNFKSYYLPISNSSLYPPIIPPNYKFHVFASHARYDSNMKLFQYPDTSMVTILRHPATLFRSLYTFFRMDISSGMTFQEFLNAPVKPAVVTGFDNDIAYKGYNQMSVDLGFDLENTNLMGWPLEYVASLKLNGRLPGADTYPLTKQDELTLMDLNHVDTQLYNYFHEKFLRCKRQYGEDNLNRQVEKLQIINENFQERCVAEEVIRLNKGSLERIEYVAKNKSDKYGMCLFDTGVSCISKNGS, from the exons atgtgtttgtttgtaaaaaaagcTCGCCGAAGACTGAGTTGTCTCCTTAATAAACGTGTCATTATATTATCAAGCATCTGTATCTCTATCTTAATCCTACTTGGAATACTGCTCATGGG GGAATCACTGCTGAGCAAACCAATCGCTTACAAATGCTGCACCCCGACAAATAATAATCATACCAGGACCAATGTGTACTTcctgaaaacacacaaaacTGGAGGCACATCTGTACAAAGTGTGATCATACGGTTTGCCATCATGAACTCACTCGATATAATGATTTTTAACTTTAAATCTTATTATTTaccaatttcaaattcatcgcTATATCCTCCAATAATACCACCCAATTATAAATTTCACGTGTTTGCATCACATGCTAGGTATGATTCCAACATGAAACTGTTTCAATACCCCGATACATCAATGGTGACCATATTGAGACATCCAGCTACACTATTCAGATCATTATATACTTTTTTCCGAATGGATATCTCCAGTGGTATGACTTTTCAAGAATTCTTGAACGCACCAGTCAAGCCAGCAGTTGTAACAGGCTTTGATAATGATATAGCTTACAAAGGATATAACCAAATGAGTGTAGATTTAGGATTTGATTTGGAAAACA CCAATTTAATGGGATGGCCTTTGGAATATGTAGCTTCTTTGAAACTAAATGGCAGACTTCCTGGAGCAGACACGTATCCTTTAACGAAGCAGGATGAATTAACTTTAATGGATCTCAATCACGTTGATACTCAATTATATAActattttcatgagaaattcCTCAGATGTAAGAGACAATATGGAGAAGATAACTTGAACCGACAAGTTGAGAAATTACAAATCATCAATGAAAACTTCCAGGAAAGATGCGTCGCTGAAGAAGTTATACGTTTGAATAAGGGTAGTTTGGAAAGGATTGAGTATGTTGCTAAGAATAAATCAGATAAGTATGGAATGTGTTTATTCGATACAGGTGTCTCCTGTATTAGCAAGAATGGTTCGTGA
- the LOC135844279 gene encoding galactose-3-O-sulfotransferase 3-like isoform X1: MCLFVKKARRRLSCLLNKRVIILSSICISILILLGILLMGESLLSKPIAYKCCTPTNNNHTRTNVYFLKTHKTGGTSVQSVIIRFAIMNSLDIMIFNFKSYYLPISNSSLYPPIIPPNYKFHVFASHARYDSNMKLFQYPDTSMVTILRHPATLFRSLYTFFRMDISSGMTFQEFLNAPVKPAVVTGFDNDIAYKGYNQMSVDLGFDLENSKNQTAITEFIMKIDREFDLVMIMEYMDESCVLLANLMGWPLEYVASLKLNGRLPGADTYPLTKQDELTLMDLNHVDTQLYNYFHEKFLRCKRQYGEDNLNRQVEKLQIINENFQERCVAEEVIRLNKGSLERIEYVAKNKSDKYGMCLFDTGVSCISKNGS; encoded by the exons atgtgtttgtttgtaaaaaaagcTCGCCGAAGACTGAGTTGTCTCCTTAATAAACGTGTCATTATATTATCAAGCATCTGTATCTCTATCTTAATCCTACTTGGAATACTGCTCATGGG GGAATCACTGCTGAGCAAACCAATCGCTTACAAATGCTGCACCCCGACAAATAATAATCATACCAGGACCAATGTGTACTTcctgaaaacacacaaaacTGGAGGCACATCTGTACAAAGTGTGATCATACGGTTTGCCATCATGAACTCACTCGATATAATGATTTTTAACTTTAAATCTTATTATTTaccaatttcaaattcatcgcTATATCCTCCAATAATACCACCCAATTATAAATTTCACGTGTTTGCATCACATGCTAGGTATGATTCCAACATGAAACTGTTTCAATACCCCGATACATCAATGGTGACCATATTGAGACATCCAGCTACACTATTCAGATCATTATATACTTTTTTCCGAATGGATATCTCCAGTGGTATGACTTTTCAAGAATTCTTGAACGCACCAGTCAAGCCAGCAGTTGTAACAGGCTTTGATAATGATATAGCTTACAAAGGATATAACCAAATGAGTGTAGATTTAGGATTTGATTTGGAAAACAGTAAGAATCAGACCGCTATCACTGAattcattatgaaaatagatAGAGAATTTGATTTAGTAATGATAATGGAATACATGGACGAGTCGTGTGTTTTGTTAGCCAATTTAATGGGATGGCCTTTGGAATATGTAGCTTCTTTGAAACTAAATGGCAGACTTCCTGGAGCAGACACGTATCCTTTAACGAAGCAGGATGAATTAACTTTAATGGATCTCAATCACGTTGATACTCAATTATATAActattttcatgagaaattcCTCAGATGTAAGAGACAATATGGAGAAGATAACTTGAACCGACAAGTTGAGAAATTACAAATCATCAATGAAAACTTCCAGGAAAGATGCGTCGCTGAAGAAGTTATACGTTTGAATAAGGGTAGTTTGGAAAGGATTGAGTATGTTGCTAAGAATAAATCAGATAAGTATGGAATGTGTTTATTCGATACAGGTGTCTCCTGTATTAGCAAGAATGGTTCGTGA
- the LOC135844279 gene encoding galactose-3-O-sulfotransferase 3-like isoform X2: MCLFVKKARRRLSCLLNKRVIILSSICISILILLGILLMGESLLSKPIAYKCCTPTNNNHTRTNVYFLKTHKTGGTSVQSVIIRFAIMNSLDIMIFNFKSYYLPISNSSLYPPIIPPNYKFHVFASHARYDSNMKLFQYPDTSMVTILRHPATLFRSLYTFFRMDISSGMTFQEFLNAPVKPAVVTGFDNDIAYKGYNQMSVDLGFDLENSKNQTAITEFIMKIDREFDLVMIMEYMDESCVLLANLMGWPLEYVASLKLNGRLPGADTYPLTKQDELTLMDLNHVDTQLYNYFHEKFLRCKRQYGEDNLNRQVEKLQIINENFQERCVAEEVIRLNKGVSCISKNGS, translated from the exons atgtgtttgtttgtaaaaaaagcTCGCCGAAGACTGAGTTGTCTCCTTAATAAACGTGTCATTATATTATCAAGCATCTGTATCTCTATCTTAATCCTACTTGGAATACTGCTCATGGG GGAATCACTGCTGAGCAAACCAATCGCTTACAAATGCTGCACCCCGACAAATAATAATCATACCAGGACCAATGTGTACTTcctgaaaacacacaaaacTGGAGGCACATCTGTACAAAGTGTGATCATACGGTTTGCCATCATGAACTCACTCGATATAATGATTTTTAACTTTAAATCTTATTATTTaccaatttcaaattcatcgcTATATCCTCCAATAATACCACCCAATTATAAATTTCACGTGTTTGCATCACATGCTAGGTATGATTCCAACATGAAACTGTTTCAATACCCCGATACATCAATGGTGACCATATTGAGACATCCAGCTACACTATTCAGATCATTATATACTTTTTTCCGAATGGATATCTCCAGTGGTATGACTTTTCAAGAATTCTTGAACGCACCAGTCAAGCCAGCAGTTGTAACAGGCTTTGATAATGATATAGCTTACAAAGGATATAACCAAATGAGTGTAGATTTAGGATTTGATTTGGAAAACAGTAAGAATCAGACCGCTATCACTGAattcattatgaaaatagatAGAGAATTTGATTTAGTAATGATAATGGAATACATGGACGAGTCGTGTGTTTTGTTAGCCAATTTAATGGGATGGCCTTTGGAATATGTAGCTTCTTTGAAACTAAATGGCAGACTTCCTGGAGCAGACACGTATCCTTTAACGAAGCAGGATGAATTAACTTTAATGGATCTCAATCACGTTGATACTCAATTATATAActattttcatgagaaattcCTCAGATGTAAGAGACAATATGGAGAAGATAACTTGAACCGACAAGTTGAGAAATTACAAATCATCAATGAAAACTTCCAGGAAAGATGCGTCGCTGAAGAAGTTATACGTTTGAATAAGG GTGTCTCCTGTATTAGCAAGAATGGTTCGTGA